Proteins found in one Brevibacillus brevis genomic segment:
- a CDS encoding M20 family metallo-hydrolase produces the protein MNVKARKLAINEERLQKRIEQLAQIGKIGETGVCRLALSAEDRAGVELVRSWMEEAGLQTRIDDFGNLIGRMMGKDEQAPILMIGSHIDSQPYGGQYDGVIGVLGGLEVVQTLNEQGIMPTQPIEVVAFCDEEGCRFQKGLFGSKGILGMLDPTDLERTDKNGITRRQALVDFGCDPDRLEASIYPKGSIGAYLELHIEQGPILDDAKEAIGIVSAISGPLWWTVELTGFAGHAGSVPMPMRKDALVGAAKVILAVNELAKLDPQAPTVGTVGHLEVFPDSRNIIPERVRFSIDLRDIDLQRRDEREQALREAIELAAVEGGLQYTITEDTNSDPRYCADWIKAIMHEESSKLGASVRELMSGPFHDALALSYVCDYGMIFVRCKDGISHNPKEYAAYEDVALGTELLYKTVLRMSTNQ, from the coding sequence ATGAACGTAAAAGCGAGAAAGCTTGCGATCAATGAAGAACGCCTGCAAAAACGAATCGAGCAATTGGCGCAAATCGGGAAAATAGGTGAGACGGGTGTATGTCGACTCGCTTTGTCCGCTGAAGACCGGGCAGGCGTAGAGCTGGTGCGTAGCTGGATGGAAGAAGCCGGTCTTCAGACCCGGATCGATGACTTCGGCAATTTGATTGGCCGGATGATGGGGAAGGATGAGCAAGCCCCGATTCTGATGATTGGCTCTCATATCGATTCGCAGCCATACGGTGGACAGTACGATGGTGTGATCGGCGTATTGGGGGGACTGGAGGTCGTCCAGACGTTGAATGAACAAGGAATCATGCCCACACAACCTATTGAAGTCGTTGCGTTTTGTGACGAGGAAGGGTGCCGGTTTCAAAAAGGACTGTTTGGCTCCAAAGGCATTCTCGGCATGCTGGACCCGACAGACTTGGAGCGGACGGACAAAAACGGGATTACACGCAGGCAGGCACTGGTTGATTTTGGCTGCGATCCTGATCGCCTGGAAGCGTCTATTTATCCAAAAGGCAGCATTGGTGCTTATCTCGAACTGCATATTGAGCAGGGGCCAATTCTCGATGATGCCAAAGAAGCGATTGGAATCGTGTCGGCGATATCGGGGCCTTTGTGGTGGACGGTCGAGCTGACTGGCTTTGCCGGGCATGCTGGTTCCGTACCGATGCCGATGAGAAAGGATGCACTGGTCGGAGCGGCAAAAGTAATTTTGGCAGTAAACGAGTTGGCAAAGCTCGATCCACAAGCGCCGACAGTTGGTACAGTCGGTCATTTGGAGGTTTTCCCGGATTCGCGTAACATCATTCCCGAGCGGGTGCGTTTTTCGATTGATTTGCGCGACATTGATTTGCAGCGACGCGATGAGCGCGAACAAGCGTTGCGCGAGGCGATTGAGCTAGCCGCCGTAGAAGGCGGATTGCAATATACCATTACGGAAGATACGAATAGTGACCCGCGTTACTGTGCCGACTGGATAAAGGCAATCATGCATGAGGAGAGCAGCAAGCTCGGTGCCTCTGTGCGCGAACTGATGAGTGGTCCTTTCCATGACGCTTTGGCGCTCTCCTACGTCTGTGATTACGGGATGATTTTTGTCCGCTGCAAGGACGGTATCAGTCATAATCCAAAAGAATACGCAGCCTATGAAGACGTGGCGCTGGGAACAGAGTTGCTTTACAAAACCGTATTGCGGATGAGCACCAACCAATAA
- a CDS encoding sigma-54 interaction domain-containing protein: MIHDIHMQAILDASHDGIIAVDRDSMIIGVNKNAMEILGLPSNIVGQKITRYIPNSDMLRILATGKKEIGDIATILNRQIIINRLPIVVEGEIVGAVSTFKEITDIQKMEMRIRKQSMESGLEAKFRLEDIVGESSAIREAKEWAETFARTDATVLIQGETGTGKELFAQGIHLSSQRATGPFIPVNCAALPGNLLESELFGYEEGAFTGARKGGKPGLFELAHGGTLFLDEIGELSIPIQALLLRILQEKKVRRISGERIVPVDVRVIAATNRDLERLVEENQFRSDLYFRLNVLTLELPALRERIEDIPLLVASIMEEIKERENKRHLKVEEAVFHVFKQYDWPGNVRELRNVVERMVLLCKDDALGKKDTAFFAKKLYQRQSYRDQEEGEAEVIRKVLAETKGNKGEAAKILGMDRSTLWRKMKRYERS, translated from the coding sequence ATGATTCACGACATCCACATGCAGGCGATTCTGGACGCTTCTCACGACGGGATTATCGCGGTCGATCGGGATTCCATGATTATCGGGGTCAATAAAAACGCGATGGAAATACTCGGTCTGCCAAGCAATATCGTTGGACAAAAAATTACCCGTTATATCCCCAATTCAGATATGTTGAGGATTTTGGCAACAGGAAAAAAAGAGATTGGGGACATTGCGACGATTCTGAATCGACAAATTATCATTAACCGTTTGCCGATTGTCGTGGAGGGTGAAATCGTGGGTGCTGTGTCTACTTTTAAAGAGATTACCGACATTCAAAAAATGGAGATGCGCATTCGCAAGCAGAGCATGGAAAGCGGCTTGGAAGCCAAATTCCGCCTGGAGGATATCGTGGGAGAGTCTTCTGCGATCCGGGAAGCGAAGGAATGGGCGGAAACATTTGCGCGGACAGATGCGACAGTTCTCATACAGGGGGAGACTGGGACAGGCAAGGAGCTGTTTGCCCAAGGGATTCATTTGAGCAGCCAGCGTGCAACCGGACCGTTCATCCCGGTTAACTGTGCGGCACTCCCTGGCAATTTATTGGAGAGCGAGTTGTTTGGATACGAGGAAGGAGCTTTTACAGGCGCACGAAAAGGCGGAAAGCCCGGGCTGTTTGAATTGGCCCACGGAGGCACTCTGTTTCTCGATGAAATCGGTGAGTTGTCAATCCCGATCCAAGCATTGCTCTTGCGTATCTTGCAAGAGAAAAAAGTGCGCAGAATCAGCGGGGAGCGCATCGTCCCGGTCGATGTGAGAGTCATCGCGGCAACGAATCGGGATTTGGAACGGCTGGTAGAAGAAAACCAGTTTCGATCAGACTTGTACTTCCGATTGAACGTGTTGACGCTTGAGTTACCTGCTTTGCGAGAGCGAATTGAAGATATTCCGCTATTGGTGGCGTCGATTATGGAAGAAATCAAGGAACGGGAAAATAAAAGGCATTTGAAAGTAGAAGAGGCCGTTTTTCACGTTTTCAAACAATATGACTGGCCAGGCAATGTACGAGAGTTGCGCAACGTGGTGGAAAGAATGGTCTTGCTTTGCAAGGACGACGCACTTGGCAAGAAGGACACAGCTTTTTTTGCCAAGAAGCTGTATCAGCGACAATCTTACCGAGACCAAGAAGAGGGAGAAGCAGAAGTCATCCGAAAGGTGTTGGCGGAGACAAAGGGAAACAAGGGGGAGGCGGCGAAAATTTTGGGAATGGATCGGTCCACCCTGTGGAGAAAAATGAAGCGCTACGAAAGGTCGTAG
- a CDS encoding energy-coupling factor transporter ATPase: protein MTQPIVNVENLSHVYMQGTPLEHRALDQVSIQVAEGECLAIIGHTGSGKSTLIQHFNGLIRPQSGTVIINGMDVSSPKIDIRTLRRQVGLVFQNPEDQLFEKLVGDDVAYGPFRMGLPLEEVRRRVQWAMDLVGLSFQEMKDRPTFALSGGQKRKVAMAGVLSLQPKVLVLDEPTAGLDPRSRLELLERIRSLNREEKLTVIFVSHNMEEVAKLADRVYVMANGQSVCEGTPRQIFSNQELLRQHHIGTPESVDILYRLREHGYSIDPSAFLPEETAMEILKLLNR from the coding sequence ATGACGCAACCGATCGTAAACGTAGAAAATCTTTCTCATGTCTATATGCAGGGAACACCTCTCGAACATCGGGCTCTCGATCAGGTAAGCATCCAGGTGGCAGAGGGCGAATGCTTGGCCATTATCGGTCATACCGGATCGGGAAAATCGACGTTAATCCAGCATTTTAACGGTCTGATTCGCCCGCAGTCCGGTACGGTCATCATCAATGGAATGGACGTATCTTCACCCAAAATCGATATTCGTACATTGCGCAGACAAGTAGGGCTCGTTTTTCAAAATCCGGAGGATCAACTGTTCGAAAAACTGGTCGGTGATGATGTAGCCTATGGCCCTTTTCGGATGGGGCTGCCTTTAGAGGAAGTGCGGCGACGTGTTCAGTGGGCGATGGACTTGGTCGGCCTCTCGTTTCAGGAGATGAAAGATCGTCCGACATTTGCCCTAAGTGGAGGGCAGAAGCGCAAGGTGGCGATGGCTGGTGTCCTTTCCTTGCAACCCAAGGTTCTCGTGCTTGATGAGCCAACTGCCGGGTTGGACCCGCGCTCTCGTCTTGAGCTATTGGAACGCATCCGCAGTCTCAATCGGGAAGAAAAGCTAACGGTTATTTTCGTCTCACACAATATGGAAGAGGTCGCCAAGCTTGCAGATCGTGTCTACGTTATGGCAAACGGCCAATCAGTCTGCGAAGGGACACCACGACAAATTTTTAGCAATCAGGAATTGCTGCGACAGCATCACATCGGCACACCGGAATCAGTCGATATTTTATACAGGCTCCGTGAGCATGGCTACAGCATCGATCCTAGCGCTTTTTTACCCGAAGAGACAGCGATGGAAATTTTGAAACTGTTGAACCGCTAA
- a CDS encoding energy-coupling factor transporter ATPase, which translates to MTPQPIIRVKNVSFAYQVNQDQQIPVLQNVSLEVFPGEYVAIIGHNGSGKSTLSKHLDGILTPKEGDVIVNGINTREKQRIHEVRSRVGMVFQHPDNQIVATIVEDDVAFGLENIGTSAEEMKTRVDFALEAVGMSAFRHRPPHHLSGGQKQRIAIAGILAMKPQVLVMDEATSMLDSYGRQDILAVVRKLHREGMTIVTVTHHMSEVAEADRVIVMEGGKIVLEGTPREVFSHQERLRELHLDVPDASRIAHLVHSEYSEFTPDLIHNEEVVAEVNRLYVRQAEASGS; encoded by the coding sequence ATGACACCACAACCGATTATTCGTGTAAAAAATGTCTCGTTTGCCTATCAGGTTAACCAAGATCAACAAATTCCTGTCCTGCAAAATGTCTCCCTAGAAGTGTTTCCAGGAGAATATGTCGCCATTATCGGTCATAATGGGTCCGGTAAGTCAACGCTGTCTAAGCATCTCGATGGAATTTTGACTCCAAAGGAAGGTGACGTCATCGTTAACGGCATCAACACGCGTGAAAAACAGCGCATCCATGAAGTGAGGAGCCGTGTCGGGATGGTTTTTCAGCATCCGGACAATCAGATTGTCGCGACGATTGTAGAGGACGATGTGGCTTTCGGATTGGAGAACATCGGGACATCGGCGGAAGAGATGAAAACACGAGTGGATTTTGCCTTAGAGGCAGTAGGAATGAGTGCATTTCGCCATCGCCCGCCTCATCATTTGTCTGGCGGACAAAAGCAGCGGATCGCCATTGCGGGTATATTGGCGATGAAGCCCCAAGTCCTTGTCATGGATGAAGCGACGAGTATGCTGGACAGCTACGGTAGACAGGATATTTTGGCAGTCGTTCGCAAGCTGCATCGCGAAGGAATGACGATTGTCACAGTGACCCATCACATGTCAGAGGTAGCAGAAGCAGATCGCGTCATCGTGATGGAGGGCGGCAAGATCGTATTGGAGGGGACTCCACGAGAAGTATTTTCCCATCAGGAAAGACTTCGCGAACTCCATCTGGATGTTCCAGACGCGAGCCGAATCGCTCATCTCGTCCACTCCGAATATAGCGAATTTACCCCTGATCTCATCCACAATGAGGAAGTTGTTGCGGAGGTTAATCGTCTATACGTCAGACAAGCGGAGGCGAGTGGTTCATGA
- a CDS encoding carbon-nitrogen hydrolase family protein, translated as MKMRVSAVQYHLHTIHSFEDFANQVEHYVKNAQEYDTEFLLFPELFTTQLLSIGDEQGHALPITALPSFTARYVELFRSLAAKYEMHLIGGTHIIEENGKLYNTAFLFYPDGRVGQQKKIHITPWEVKGWNMGAGDSLQIFETDKGKVAMIICYDIEFPEWVRIAKARGADVIFCPSCTDDRHAFHRVRYTSHARTIENQVYVVLTGTVGSLPTVDFMRANFGQAAILTPNDVPFPPRGILAEGEINHDMMVTADLDIQLLYDVREKGSVTTWRDRRTDLYTDWK; from the coding sequence ATGAAAATGCGTGTTTCCGCTGTGCAGTACCATCTGCATACCATACATAGCTTTGAAGACTTCGCCAATCAAGTTGAGCACTACGTGAAAAACGCGCAAGAGTACGACACAGAATTTCTCCTTTTCCCGGAGCTGTTTACGACTCAACTCTTGTCAATCGGAGACGAACAGGGCCATGCGCTGCCGATTACGGCATTGCCATCGTTCACGGCCCGTTATGTCGAGCTGTTTCGTTCCCTCGCTGCCAAATATGAGATGCATCTGATTGGTGGAACGCACATCATCGAAGAAAACGGCAAGCTTTACAATACGGCTTTTCTGTTCTACCCGGATGGACGTGTAGGCCAGCAGAAAAAAATCCATATCACGCCATGGGAAGTAAAAGGCTGGAACATGGGGGCTGGCGACTCGCTGCAAATCTTTGAGACCGACAAAGGGAAGGTCGCGATGATTATTTGCTACGACATCGAGTTCCCTGAGTGGGTGCGCATCGCCAAAGCACGGGGTGCAGACGTCATTTTCTGCCCGTCTTGCACGGATGATCGCCATGCGTTCCACCGCGTACGTTATACCAGTCATGCCCGGACGATTGAAAATCAAGTGTATGTGGTGCTGACTGGAACAGTAGGCTCGCTGCCGACAGTTGATTTCATGCGAGCGAACTTTGGACAAGCGGCGATCTTGACACCAAACGATGTGCCGTTCCCTCCGCGAGGCATTCTTGCTGAAGGGGAAATCAACCACGACATGATGGTAACCGCTGACCTGGATATTCAATTGCTATACGACGTGCGGGAAAAAGGTTCTGTCACAACCTGGCGCGACCGCCGCACCGATTTGTATACAGACTGGAAGTAA
- a CDS encoding GNAT family N-acetyltransferase, translating into MYRKELYVFEGNKPRRAVIRNYNRADFFELIQIQAESFPPPFPSELWWNQEQLTNHITLFPEGAICVEVDGVLAGSMTGLLVKFDPAQPEHKWEDVTDSGYIRNHDPQGDTLYIVDICIRPSFRKLGLGQQMMQAMYELVVQKKLRRLLGGGRMPGYGRYADQWSPEQYLERVLTGEVRDPVITFLMRCGRTPVQVVSNYLEDEESRNYATLMEWKNPFQQHL; encoded by the coding sequence ATGTACAGAAAAGAGCTGTATGTATTTGAAGGGAACAAGCCACGCAGAGCCGTCATACGCAACTACAATCGGGCAGACTTCTTCGAATTGATCCAAATACAGGCGGAGAGCTTTCCTCCGCCATTCCCGTCTGAGCTATGGTGGAATCAGGAGCAGCTGACGAACCATATTACGCTGTTCCCGGAAGGTGCCATTTGTGTAGAAGTGGATGGCGTTTTGGCAGGTTCGATGACAGGGTTGCTCGTGAAGTTTGATCCCGCTCAACCCGAGCATAAGTGGGAGGATGTCACGGATAGCGGTTATATCCGTAATCATGATCCGCAAGGGGACACGTTGTACATCGTAGATATTTGCATTCGCCCGAGCTTCCGCAAGCTGGGATTGGGCCAACAGATGATGCAAGCGATGTATGAGCTGGTGGTACAAAAGAAACTGCGCAGATTGCTCGGCGGAGGTCGCATGCCAGGATATGGTCGTTATGCAGACCAATGGTCGCCTGAGCAGTATTTAGAGCGTGTTCTGACAGGGGAAGTAAGAGACCCGGTGATTACATTTCTCATGCGCTGTGGTCGCACGCCTGTTCAGGTCGTATCGAATTATTTGGAAGATGAGGAATCTCGCAACTACGCGACACTCATGGAATGGAAAAATCCATTTCAGCAGCATCTGTAG
- a CDS encoding sodium:solute symporter family protein, giving the protein MNIALIIIFAFLLLSFYSGIRAQQGKDMNMEQWTVGGRGFGSIFIFLLVAGEIYTTFTFLGGSGWAYSKGAPSYYVLSYISLAYVISYWLLPPIWQYAKEHKLVSQSDFFVSKYKSPILGILVAAVGVIAIIPYLVLQFKGLGIIVSEASYGSISPAAAIWIGVIVVTIYVMISGIHGSAWTAAIKDIMIFFVVVFLGLYLPFHYYGGIQPMFEAVQDSNPGFLTFPEEGLSISWYISTVLVTVFGFYMWPHTFGSVFSAKNANVFRKNTIMLPLYTLMLLFVFFVGFTAILQVPGLKGADGDLSLLRLSLQTFDPWVVGIIGAAGLLTALVPGSMLLMTGATLLAKNVYKVMAPHTSDVQIARIAKWLVPVISLISLYFALSGGDTLVTLLLMGYSLVTQLFPALLFSLPAKPWVNKYGAFAGILCGVSTVAYVTIFQVTIATLFPNWPAVVKDLNIGVVALLVNLVVMFTVTFVTRNLFALNRHAAKTEGTPTL; this is encoded by the coding sequence ATGAATATCGCCTTGATCATTATTTTTGCCTTTTTATTGCTATCCTTCTATTCCGGTATTCGTGCGCAACAAGGGAAAGACATGAATATGGAACAATGGACCGTTGGCGGCAGAGGATTCGGTTCGATCTTTATTTTCTTGCTGGTAGCAGGCGAAATTTATACGACATTCACCTTTTTGGGGGGCAGTGGTTGGGCGTACTCCAAAGGGGCACCTTCTTACTACGTTCTCTCTTATATTTCCCTCGCCTATGTCATTTCCTACTGGCTCTTGCCGCCGATTTGGCAGTATGCCAAAGAGCACAAGCTCGTCTCCCAATCCGATTTTTTTGTAAGCAAGTACAAGAGTCCGATACTCGGCATTTTGGTCGCAGCAGTCGGAGTCATTGCGATTATTCCGTATCTCGTCCTCCAATTCAAAGGGCTGGGGATCATCGTATCGGAAGCATCCTATGGCTCGATTTCGCCTGCTGCTGCGATATGGATCGGGGTCATTGTTGTGACCATTTACGTCATGATCTCAGGAATTCACGGTTCGGCTTGGACGGCGGCGATCAAGGACATCATGATTTTCTTTGTCGTCGTTTTCCTCGGGCTTTATCTTCCGTTTCATTACTACGGGGGCATCCAGCCAATGTTTGAAGCCGTACAAGACTCCAATCCTGGTTTCTTGACGTTCCCTGAGGAGGGTTTAAGCATTTCCTGGTACATTTCGACGGTGCTGGTAACGGTGTTCGGCTTTTACATGTGGCCGCATACGTTCGGCTCTGTGTTTTCTGCGAAAAATGCGAATGTGTTCCGCAAAAATACGATTATGCTGCCGCTCTATACCTTGATGCTTTTGTTTGTGTTTTTTGTCGGCTTTACGGCGATCCTGCAAGTCCCCGGTTTAAAAGGGGCGGACGGTGATTTGTCCTTGCTTCGTCTGTCGTTGCAAACATTCGATCCGTGGGTAGTCGGGATCATTGGAGCAGCAGGCTTGCTAACGGCACTCGTACCAGGCTCGATGCTATTGATGACAGGGGCGACGCTTTTGGCGAAAAATGTGTACAAAGTTATGGCTCCGCACACATCTGACGTACAAATCGCCCGGATTGCCAAATGGTTGGTGCCTGTCATCTCGTTGATCTCGCTGTATTTTGCACTGAGTGGGGGAGATACGCTCGTTACGTTGCTATTAATGGGCTACAGCTTGGTCACACAGTTGTTTCCAGCCTTGCTTTTTAGTCTTCCTGCCAAGCCGTGGGTGAATAAATACGGAGCGTTTGCCGGAATTTTATGTGGGGTGTCAACCGTTGCGTATGTGACTATTTTCCAAGTGACGATTGCGACCCTGTTCCCAAATTGGCCAGCCGTTGTTAAAGACTTAAACATTGGTGTCGTGGCATTACTAGTCAATCTTGTCGTGATGTTTACTGTGACGTTTGTGACGAGGAATCTTTTTGCACTGAATCGTCATGCCGCAAAGACAGAAGGGACACCAACTCTTTAA
- a CDS encoding DUF4406 domain-containing protein: MKIITLCGSTKFKKEFEQANTYLTLQGNIVMSVAFFEQSEGFAISQEQAVLLTDIHFRKIDLSDEIFVIDVEGYIGNSTRQEIAYAKEQGKPVHYYSKSGINDKVIAAFFL, encoded by the coding sequence ATGAAAATCATCACCCTATGTGGGTCTACCAAATTCAAAAAGGAATTTGAGCAGGCGAATACGTATTTGACTCTCCAAGGAAACATCGTAATGAGTGTTGCCTTTTTCGAGCAGAGTGAGGGCTTTGCAATATCACAGGAGCAAGCAGTTTTACTCACAGACATTCACTTTCGAAAAATCGACTTGTCCGACGAGATATTTGTCATCGATGTAGAGGGCTATATCGGGAACAGTACAAGACAAGAAATTGCGTATGCGAAAGAACAAGGAAAGCCCGTTCATTATTACTCCAAGAGTGGGATCAACGATAAAGTGATTGCCGCATTCTTTCTCTAA
- a CDS encoding GNAT family N-acetyltransferase produces the protein MEFVRIQHIDNPLFAKMHRLMQEVFPPEEVLAYDLWKEPLEDPGIRVFVAVHEGEVVGATEYRYYTDMNVAMTDFTIIGREGLGVGRFLARERQKDLLAMAAENGKELYGMFAEIYDPYRVEEHSFGGIKPMDPFVRREVLSHLGYKRTNFTYVHPSWQNDGEAVSGLDLGFMPTNEEQTTLEAELIVTFLKRYYAVLPQKPQAWLDMVKDLESKETVELLPI, from the coding sequence ATGGAATTCGTACGTATTCAACATATTGACAATCCGCTGTTTGCGAAGATGCACCGTTTGATGCAAGAGGTTTTTCCGCCTGAGGAAGTATTGGCGTACGATCTGTGGAAAGAACCACTGGAAGATCCGGGCATTCGTGTATTTGTAGCTGTACACGAAGGAGAAGTTGTGGGCGCTACCGAATACCGTTATTACACGGACATGAACGTAGCCATGACAGATTTTACGATCATTGGTCGCGAAGGACTCGGAGTAGGACGATTCCTCGCTAGAGAGCGTCAAAAGGACCTGCTCGCGATGGCTGCTGAAAACGGCAAGGAGTTGTACGGGATGTTTGCCGAAATCTACGACCCGTACCGTGTGGAAGAACACAGCTTTGGCGGAATTAAGCCCATGGACCCATTTGTACGCCGTGAAGTGCTCTCTCATCTGGGCTACAAACGTACGAACTTTACCTACGTACATCCATCCTGGCAAAATGACGGCGAAGCGGTATCCGGACTCGATCTGGGTTTCATGCCGACAAACGAAGAGCAAACGACGCTCGAAGCCGAACTGATCGTCACGTTCTTGAAGCGTTATTACGCTGTGCTTCCACAAAAGCCACAGGCATGGCTCGATATGGTGAAAGACTTGGAGAGCAAAGAAACGGTGGAACTGCTCCCCATCTAA
- a CDS encoding amidohydrolase: MADTVFINGQVITVDQENRVAAAVAVRGNRILAVGSNEDVKQLIQSHTNVIDLQGKSLLPGFIDAHLHITIYGTNKLGVDCKARGIRSIDDLLTALKEQAEKTPRGEWVRACGFDENLMQEQRYPTLAELDEVTTAHPVFVMRTCAHHSVVNSRALAIAGYDRDTADPQGGRIERDADGELTGFLIETAHMNMFEKAAFTEAEYIEGLRLASKDFVAAGITSVHDAGGYGPENYRAMQKAVQKGDVKVRIYAMVCALNQSDDFVRRMIDAGMVTGTGNARFRIGPAKVFTDGASIAPTMAMREPFTSRPDDYGILYYEQDELNTILGEAHAKGFQITAHAQGDRAIDMLLTSFETALEAHPRENHRHRIEHAGVSAPDLLARMARLGVVPIPNPAFIYDYGDSYVKNIGERVGHMFPARDQVDAGIIAAGASDSPVTDFNPLIGIHAAVNRLSKTGQDVGINQRVSIMEAIRMFTWNGAYASFEEGIKGSIEVGKLADLVVLDGDILATRADRIKELRVDKTMIDGEFVYHRQDEEVLQA; encoded by the coding sequence ATGGCAGATACTGTTTTTATCAACGGACAGGTGATCACGGTAGATCAAGAGAATCGGGTGGCGGCGGCGGTGGCAGTCAGAGGGAATCGCATTCTTGCTGTCGGGTCTAATGAAGATGTGAAGCAGTTGATTCAATCACATACAAACGTCATTGATTTGCAAGGGAAAAGTCTATTGCCCGGCTTCATCGATGCCCACCTGCATATTACGATATACGGTACGAACAAGCTGGGGGTTGATTGCAAAGCGAGAGGGATCAGGTCAATTGATGATCTGCTCACTGCACTGAAAGAACAAGCGGAAAAAACACCCAGAGGGGAATGGGTGAGGGCATGTGGTTTCGATGAAAATCTCATGCAAGAGCAACGCTATCCGACACTCGCCGAGCTGGATGAAGTGACGACAGCACATCCCGTTTTTGTCATGAGGACGTGCGCTCATCACTCTGTCGTAAACAGCAGAGCGCTTGCCATTGCAGGTTACGACAGAGACACAGCCGATCCACAAGGTGGACGCATTGAGCGTGATGCAGATGGTGAGCTAACCGGATTCCTCATCGAAACGGCACATATGAACATGTTTGAAAAAGCTGCTTTTACAGAAGCCGAGTATATCGAAGGTCTGCGATTGGCTTCGAAAGACTTTGTTGCTGCGGGCATTACGAGTGTCCATGATGCGGGAGGATACGGTCCAGAGAACTATCGGGCAATGCAAAAAGCGGTACAGAAAGGTGACGTAAAAGTTCGCATCTACGCAATGGTTTGTGCGCTGAATCAATCGGATGATTTTGTCCGCAGGATGATCGATGCGGGAATGGTAACGGGTACGGGGAATGCTCGCTTCCGTATCGGACCTGCGAAGGTTTTTACCGATGGGGCAAGCATTGCGCCCACGATGGCCATGCGTGAACCGTTCACCAGCCGACCAGATGATTACGGAATTCTCTACTATGAACAGGACGAGTTGAATACCATTTTGGGAGAGGCACATGCAAAAGGTTTTCAAATTACCGCTCATGCCCAGGGAGATCGAGCGATTGACATGCTGCTGACAAGCTTTGAAACGGCATTAGAAGCCCATCCGCGCGAGAACCACCGACATCGGATTGAGCATGCGGGTGTATCTGCGCCTGATCTGTTGGCGAGAATGGCTCGGCTAGGTGTCGTACCCATTCCGAATCCTGCTTTTATCTATGATTACGGCGATTCGTATGTAAAAAATATCGGAGAGCGTGTCGGACATATGTTTCCGGCGAGGGATCAGGTAGACGCGGGGATCATTGCGGCAGGCGCATCGGATAGTCCCGTGACTGATTTCAACCCGCTGATCGGGATTCATGCTGCTGTTAATCGGTTGAGTAAAACAGGTCAGGATGTGGGGATCAATCAAAGGGTCAGCATCATGGAGGCGATTCGCATGTTTACTTGGAACGGAGCGTACGCCAGCTTTGAGGAGGGGATCAAAGGGAGTATTGAAGTCGGGAAGCTGGCTGATCTCGTGGTGCTGGACGGCGATATTTTGGCAACGCGGGCAGATCGCATCAAAGAGCTGCGCGTAGACAAAACGATGATAGATGGAGAGTTCGTCTATCATCGCCAAGATGAGGAGGTTCTACAAGCATGA